Part of the Halobaculum halobium genome, GGACCCGGCGGGTATCGACCTGATCGACGACGGGCATCTGGACGAGGATGCCGTGGACCTCGTCGTCGGCGTTCAGTTCGTCGATGGTGTCGTACAGCTCTTGGGCGGGCGCGTCGTTGTCCACGTCGACGTGGACGCTCTGCATCCCGACCTCCTCGCAGTCGTTCTGCTTCATCGAGACGTACGTTTCGCTGGCGGGGTCGTCGCTCATCAGCACGGTCGCCAACGCCGGCTCGACGCCCGCGTCGTTCAGCGTCTCCACGCAGTCGGCGACGCCGTCGCGGATCTCGGCGGCGACGGCGTTCCCGTCGATGTCGGTCATGGTCGATGGGGCGGCGGCGACGCGTAAGAATCCTCGGGTTCGTGCACAACAGCGCGAGGATAATCTCCGAAGTACGCAGAAACGTGGATCGTATCCGGTCGCTTACTCGTACAGCGGGTGCGCATCCGTCAGCTCGGCGACGCGCTCGCGCACCTCGGCGATGACCGACTCGTCGTCGACGTTGTCGACGACCCGGTGGATGAGATCGCCGACCTCGCGGCAGGCGGCTTCGTCGAAGCCGCGGGTGGTGAGCGCGGGCGTCCCGGCGCGGATTCCCGAGGGGTCGAACGGCGACCGTGTCTCGCCGGGGACCGTGTTCGCGTTGAGCACGATGCCGGCCTCCGCGAGCGCCTCCTCGGCGTCGCCGCCGGAGGTGTCTGGGTGCGACTCGCGCAGGTCGACGAGCACGAGGTGGGTGTCGGTGCCGCCGGAGACGACCTCCAGCCCGTTGGCCTCGAAGGAGTCGGCGAGCGCCTCGGCGTTGGCGACGACCTGCTGGGCGTACTCCTCGAACTCGGGCTCCAGCGCCTCTCCGAAGCCGACGGCCTTGCCGGCGATGTTGTGCATGAGGGGACCGCCCTGCCCGCCGGGGAACACCGCCGCGTCGATGTCGTCCGCGTGCTCCTCGTCGCACATGACGATCCCGCCGCGGCCCGCCCGGATCGTCTTGTGGGTGGAGCCGGTGACGAAGTCGGCGACGCCGACGGGCGAGTCGTGGACGCCCGCGGCGACGAGCCCCGTGATGTGGGCGATGTCTGCGAGGTGGTACGCGTCGACCGCGTCGGCGACGTCTTGGATCCGCTCCCACTCGACCTCCCGCGGGTACGCCGAGTAGCCCGAGACGATGATGTCCGGGTCGAACTCGTCGGCCTGCTCGGCGAGCGCCCCGTAGTCGATGTAGCCCGTCTCCGGGTCGACGCCGTACTTCTCCACCTCGAACAGCTGGCCGGTGAAGTTCGCGGGGTGACCGTGGCTGAGGTGCCCGCCGTGTTCGAGTTCGAGCGAGAGGATCTTGTCGCCCGCGTCGAGAGTTGCCAGGTACACCGCCATGTTCGCCTGCGTGCCCGAGTGGGGCTGGACGTTGACGTGCTCGGCGCCCCACAGCTCCGTTGCCCGCTCGATGGCGAGTTCCTCGACCGCGTCGGCGAACTCACAGCCCGCGTAGTACCGCTTGCCCGGATACCCCTCCGCGTACTTGTTGGTGAGCGCGCTCCCCTGCGCCTCCAAAACGGCCTCGGAGACGTGGTTCTCGGAGGCGATCATCGCTAGCGTGTCCTGTTGTCGGCTGACCTCCCCCTCGAGGGCGTCGGCGACGGCCGGGTCGGTCTCACGTACCTCGGGATACTCCATACTGGAAGTCCGGCGAGCGGTGACAAAAAGCCATGCGTACTCGCGCGCCCGTGGCGACACCGATAAATGCGGTCACTGCGCAGGTCCGTGCAGTCGAATGCAGGTCGAACGGACCGAGGACGGGTTTCGCGCGGTCGACGCCGCCAAACACGCCGTCGACGTGCGGACGGACGGATGGAGCGACCCCGGCGACGCGTCGACGCCGTCGCTCGACGCCGCCATCGACGCCCTGGGCCTCGAGGACACCTGGACGCCGGACGCGACGGTGTCCGGGTCGGCGACGTCCCTCGGGTTCCCGCCGGTGTACGCCCCGGTCCGCGACGTCGACACCGGCGAGGTGTTCGATCTCGGTACCGGCACCGGGCCGCTTTCGATCCCCGACGGCTCCTACGCCCTCTACGTCGAGAGCCGGATCGACGTGTACGTCCGCTTCGACGGGGCGGCGACGATCGAGAAGCCCCGATACGAGCGGCTCTCGGTTCGATTTCCGGCGCCGACTTCCGTCGAGATCGGATTCGGAAGCGGGGTCCAAGACGACTCCGAGACAGTGACCGTGCCGCAGACGCCAGGCGGCGTCGCGACGGCGCTGTCGACGTTCC contains:
- the glyA gene encoding serine hydroxymethyltransferase; its protein translation is MEYPEVRETDPAVADALEGEVSRQQDTLAMIASENHVSEAVLEAQGSALTNKYAEGYPGKRYYAGCEFADAVEELAIERATELWGAEHVNVQPHSGTQANMAVYLATLDAGDKILSLELEHGGHLSHGHPANFTGQLFEVEKYGVDPETGYIDYGALAEQADEFDPDIIVSGYSAYPREVEWERIQDVADAVDAYHLADIAHITGLVAAGVHDSPVGVADFVTGSTHKTIRAGRGGIVMCDEEHADDIDAAVFPGGQGGPLMHNIAGKAVGFGEALEPEFEEYAQQVVANAEALADSFEANGLEVVSGGTDTHLVLVDLRESHPDTSGGDAEEALAEAGIVLNANTVPGETRSPFDPSGIRAGTPALTTRGFDEAACREVGDLIHRVVDNVDDESVIAEVRERVAELTDAHPLYE